The Enhydrobacter sp. sequence CGCGGCGGCGGGAGGGCGGGGTCGCGGGCCGAGTGACCGCGCCCGAAAGCGTGCGGCTCGGTCAGGAAAATCAACACCTCGGCCGCCCGCGGACCGCTGAACCGGATGACAGACAGGGCGCCGGGCCGGGCGCGTGACGGCGCCGGCGTGCCCAGCGCGTAGATCGTGGTGTTTTCCATCACCGTTTCGGCGCCGACGGGCGAGGGGCAGGCGTGGCCGCGACCGGACGAACCGTCACCTGGCCGGCGATCTTCTCGTACAGAGACGCCGGCAGGATCCATCGTTCGACCAGGTCAGTCTTGGCCTTGAACGGCCTTGCCCGAATGATGGCGTCGGCCCGCACCTCGCCGATCCCTTCCAGCTCCATGAGAGCGTCGCGGCTTGCCGAATTGAGGTCGATCGGGGCCGCTACCGGCGCCGGCCGGGGCTGGGCGCCGGCCGGCAGAGCGAGCAGCGCCCCGAAAAGAGAGAGGAAAGCCAGGCGCTTGTAAGGTCGGAAGGCGATGGCCATGCAGCCTCGTTCTATCATCGGCAAGCCGTGGAACCTCCCTATTTTACGATCCGCCCGGCCTGTAGTATCGGCGCGCATGGCCACGCCCTACGACCACATTCCGGATCGCCGCTCGATCATCCGGCGCCGTGCGCTCGAGGAGGCCTTGGCCGCGCTGGTCGAAGACCTGCCGACCGGGAAGGAGCCGCCACGCACGCCGGTGCTTGCTCTCCTGCGTCAGGCGCTGGCGACAGGTCGGACCGAGATCCGCCGCCGCTTCGAAGGGACCGGCGCCTTGCGCAACAACGGGCCCGCCGTGCTCGCCGCCACCTCCTTCCTGATGGATCAACTGGTGCGGGTGATCTTCGACTTTGCCGATGCACGGGTCTATCCCGCCGCCAATCCCAGCGCGGCGGAGCGGCTGGGGCTAATGGCCACCGGCGGCTTTGGCCGCGGTGAGCTCGCGCCGCTCAGCGACCTCGATCTTCTGTTCCTTCGCCCCTACAAGCAGACGCCGCGTGGCGAGCAGATCGTCGAGTACATGCTCTATCTCCTGTGGGACCTCGGACTGAAGGTGGGGCACGCGACACGTACCGTCGAGGAAAGTCTACGCTATGCCGAGCGCGACCAGACGGTACGCACCGCCCTCCTGGAAGCGCGCTACCTCTGGGGTGACCGCGCACTTTGCGACGAGCTGAAGAAGAGCTTCGCGCAGCATTTCGGCAGCGGCGACGGCCGCGATTTTGTCGAGGCCAAGCTCAACGAGCGCGACCAACGGCACCTGCGCATGGGCGACTCACGCTATGTCGTGGAGCCCAATGTCAAGGAGGGCAAGGGCGGCCTGCGCGACCTGCACACGCTGTTCTGGATTGCCAAATATCTTTACCAGGTCAACAAACCTGCCGAGCTGGTCGCCAAGGGTGTGCTGACACGTGATGAGGCGCGCCATTTCGAGCGTGCCGAGCGGTTCCTGACCACTGTGCGCTGCCATATCCACTATCTCACCGGCCGCGCCGATGACCGGCTTTCCTTCGACCTGCAGCGCGAGATCGCGTCCCGGCTGGGCTACCAGGATCGGCCAGGCAGCCGCGGCGTCGAGCGCTTCATGAAGCACTACTACCTGCACGCGAAGACAGTAGGCGATCTCACGCGCATCTTCGTCGCGGCACTTGAGGACAGCCATCGCCGCAAGCCCAAGCTGGCCGCCTTGTGGCAAACGCTGCGACCGCGCCACCTGGGCGGCTTCCGCCTCGACGGCGAACGGCTGGCCGCCGCTGCGTCCGATACCTTCGAGAAGGATCCGATCAGCATCCTGCGTCTGTTTCGTGTCGCGCAGGAGAACGACCTCGATATCCACCCGGCGTCGTTGAGGCAAATCACGCAGAACATCCGTCTGGTCGACCGGCTGCGCAACGATCCAGCGGCCAATCGCCTTTTCATGGAGATGCTGACCTCGCGTCGCGATCCCGAGACGACGCTGCGGCGGCTGAACGAGGCGGGCGTCTTCGGCCGCTTTGTTCCCGACTTCGGTCGGGTCGTGGCGCAAACCCAGCACGACATGTATCACACCTACACGGTCGACGAGCACACGATCCGGGCGATCGGCGTTCTTGCCAGCATCGAGAACGGCACTTTGAAGGAGGATCTGCCGGTGTCGACCGAGGTCGTGCACAAGATCCTGTCGCGACCGGTGCTCTATCTCGCGGTGCTGCTGCACGACATCGCCAAGGGCCGTGGCGGCGATCATTCGGTACTGGGCGCCGAGGTGGCGATGCAGCTCTGCCCACGGCTGGGTTTGAGCGCGGCAGAGACCGAAACCGTCGCCTGGCTGGTCCGCTACCATCTCGCCATGTCGGCCACCGCCTTTCAACGCGACTTGATGGACCCCAAGACCATCGAGAGCTTCGCCGCCCTGGTGCAGTCGCCCGAGCGGCTGCGGCTCTTGCTGGTGCTCACCGCCTGCGACATCCGCGCCGTTGGGCCCAATGTCTGGAACGGCTGGAAGGCGGCGCTGCTGCGTCAGCTCTACCATGCCACCGAGCACATCCTGTCGGGCGGCACCCTGTCGGGGGGCCGTGGCGCGCGCATCAAGGCAGTGCAGGCCGACGTCGCCAGCCGGCTCACGGGCTGGACGGAGACGGAGAAGGACGAACACTTCGCTCGCGGCTATCCCTCCTATTGGCTTTCCTTCCCGCCCGACACGCTCATGCGCCAGGCCGAGCTGGTGCGGCGGGCCGAACGGGATCATCAGCCACTTGCCATCGAACATCGCGTCGATGCCGATCGGTCGGTGACCGAGGTCACGATCTATACCCTCGACACCCACGGCCTGTTCGCACGACTGGCCGGCGCCATGGCGATCAGCGGCGCCAACATCGTCGACGCCAAGATCTTCACCATGGCCAACGGCATGGCGCTCGATACCTTCTGGCTGCAGGATCTCGAGGGCAAGCCATTCGACGGGCCGCAGCGGCTGGCACGCCTTGCCGCACGGGTCGAGATCGCGCTCAGCAACCGCCTCGACATCGCCCGCGAACTCGACAGCCAGCGAAACTCGTGGCCCCAGCGCGACCGCGTCTTCACGGTCGAGCCGCGCGTGCTGATGGACAACAACGCCTCCGACACCTTCACCGTGATCGAGGTCAACGGCCGCGACCGGCCTGGCTTTCTGCACGTCGTGACGCGGGCGCTGACGCGCATGAACCTGCAGATCGCCACGGCCCATATCACGACCTACGGTGAGCGGGCGGTCGACGTGTTCTATGTGAAGGACCTGTTCGGCCTGAAGATCGTCAACCAAGACAAGCTCAAGCAGATCGCCGCCGAGGTCGAGAAGGCGATCCGCGAGTTCGACAGCCGTTTCCACCCCATGCCGCGGGCGGCTGAATAACGCCGCCAACGCGCCACAATTTCGACCGAGCGTAGCGACGATCATCCGTCCGCTCGGAGGAATGCCATGCGCTTATTGGCCTTTCTGCTTGCCACTCTTCTCGCCCTCTCCGCCGCATCCTGCAGCGAATCGCCGATAGCGAACGCCCAGACGCTGTCCTCGCCGACACTGGCGCCGCTGGTCCACCGCGTCGCCCCTGCGGTGGTGAGCATCGCCATCAAAGGCCGGGTGGCGATGGAGCAGAATCCGCTCTTCAACGACCCCTTCTTCCGGCAGTTCTTCAGCATTCCCCAAGGGCCGATCGAACGCGAGATCCAGGCCGCCGGCTCAGGCGTCATCATCGATGCGCGCGAGGGCCTGATCGTCACCAACGCGCATGTCGTCGAGCATGCCGAGGAGATCGCCGTGACGCTGTCGAATGGCCGCCAGCTCATGGCACACAAGATCGGTGCCGATCCCAGGAGCGACGTCGCCCTCATCCAGATACCCGCCAGCGGCCTGTCGACCATTCCCATGGGTGATTCCGACGCCTTGCAGGTCGGCGACTATGTCATCGCCATAGGTAACCCGTTCGGCATCGGCCAAACCGTGACGCATGGGATTGTCAGCGCTCTGCATCGGACCGGTGTCGGCGACGACTCCCGCGAGAATTTCATTCAGACGGACGCTGCAATCAATCCCGGCAATTCCGGCGGCGCGCTCGTCGACATGAAGGGTGCGCTGGTCGGCATCAACACAGCGATCATCGGACCGAGCGGCGGCAATGTCGGTATCAATTTCGCCATTCCAGTCAACACCGTCCGCCGCGTCGTGGACCAACTCCTCCGCCGCAACACCGCCACGCGCGGACACTGGCAGTAGGCTCAAATCCGTTTCTCACGAGATCTCGGCTTGACGAAAAGCGCTACGACCTCCGGATGACGGCTCTGTACCCGCTGCTCAAGCGACAAGACGCCGCGCTCGATTTGCGGCGTACGCAAATCGTCGCCGAACTCGAGGTTGAGGGCGGCCACGATCTGCTCGGGCGCAAGATGCACCGTGAATACACCGCTTGCCTGCTCGACGCCCGGCTCGCTCAGCGCCAGGGCCACAATGGAGTCCCGAACCCGTTCGCTCGCCCGCTCCCCAATCAGCAACTCCTTGCATTCACGCGCGACCAGGACGGCCGTGATCGCAAGCACAAGGCCGATCAGGATGGAGGCGACGCCGTCGATCTCCGGCATATCCCAGGTGTCGGCCGAAAAAAACGCCTGCGCCAGCGATGACCAGGCCGATCAGGGCCGCCGTATCCTCGAACAGGACCATGAAGGCCGGAGGATCCTTGCTGTCACGCACCGCTTGCCAGTAGCCACGGCCGTCGACTGTCACTCGAAAGTTCCTGAATGCCACCCACCAGGAGGTGGCCTCGAACAGGAACGAAAGGGCGAGGACGACATAGTTCACCGCCACATGGGTAATGGGTTCCGGCGAACGGATATGCATGATGCCTTCATAGATCGAGGCGCCCGCACCGGCGGTGAACAGCAGCAGCGCCACCATGAAGCTCCAGAAATAGAGCTCGCGCCCATAGCCCAGGGGATGTGTCGGATCGGGCCGGCGTGCGGACCGCCGGTAGCCGTAGAGCAGCAATCCTTCGTTGCCCGTGTCCACCAACGAATGCATCCCTTCGCTCAGCATCGACGAGCTGCCGGTCACGGCTGCGGCGACGAACTTGGTCAGCGCGACGAGCAGGTTGCCGGCAAGCGCAGCATAGACTGCCGTCTTCGAGGTCAGGTCTCTTTCGCCGCTGCGCATGGGCTGAAAACGCAGCCCATGGCTCACCGTTGCGATGCTACGGCTTGGCGGAGACGGGCGAGGCGCAGTGCCGGCCGCCAGCCGCTTGGCAGAGCACTCCGACAACCCTACGGCTCTTCACCTGATCGCACGGCACGCCCAAGGCGCGCGACAGATCGAGATGCTGCTTCAGGATCGCGCGTGCGCCGGGCGCGATCGGGAAAAGGATGCCTTCGCGATAGGCCGACCCGAGCTCGATGTCGCGCTGCTCGCCATTGGCGAGGGTGAACAGGACATCGACCTGCAGATACTCGACTGTCTCGGCCGACTTGTTCTCGGCAATCAGGCTCGGCACGCAGCTTCCGAACAGCGAGGCATCGTCGCCGCGATGGACCTCGATACTGGGCTCGGCACCGAACGCCTGAGCGGACATGAGAAAACCCGACGCGATCACGAGACTTCGCCGCATGGCAGCCTCCGTCAGCCTGTCAAGGTTGCGCCTCCCTGCATGCGCTGCTCGCGACGCACGGTCAACATCTGCAGAATGGAAGCTGCCGTTTCCTCGATCGAGCGACGTGTCACGTCGATCGTCACCCACCGGCGACGGGCGTAGAGACGGCGAGCCTCCTGGATTTCCCGCTGCACGCCCTCCATATCCGTGTAGTCGCTCTCGGTATCCTGCTGCAGAAGCCGCAGCCGGTTCATGCGGATCTGGACCAGCCGCTCGGGATCGGTGATCAGCCCCACCACCAGCGGCCGCGTCGCCGCCTCGAGTTCGGGCGGCGGCGGCACCGACGGCACCAGCGGCACATTGGCGGCGCGCACGCCGCGATTGGCGAGATAGACGCAAGTAGGCGTCTTGGAAGTTCGCGACGGGCCGACCAGGATCACGTCGGCATCGTCGAGATCGTGAGTCGACTGGCCGTCATCGTGTGCCAGCGTGTAGTGCATGGCATCGATGCGGTCGAAATAGCCGTCGTCGAGCTGATGCTGACGACCTGGCCACTGCTCGCTCTTGGAGTGGAAATGCACCGCGAGCACGCTCATCACCTGGTCGAGCACGCCGACGCAGGGAAGCTGCAGCCTTCGACAGTGATCGCGCACGCAGTCGCGAAGCTCCGGGTCGACCAGCGTGTAGAGTACCGGACCGCGATCGCGCTCGACGGCCTGCATCACCTTTTCCATCTGGCCACGGGTGCGCACCAGCGACCAGACATGCTCCTGTACGAAGATACCCTCATATTGCACAAGGCAAGCACGAGCCACGCTCGACACGGTCTCGCCGGTGGAGTCCGAAACCAGATGGACGTGGAAGTTTCGATTCGCCACGTCCCCAATCTACTCCACAGGATGGCGGGGAGAAAATCGGAATGGCCGTGGCAAACCGGGGACAGGTCCCGCCGTCCGCCCGGGATGCCCTATTCGAGGCCCGCCTTCCTGCTCCCATCCCGCCGGCCATCCCTTCCGGACAAGTCGATGCGAAGGGTCCGGGAAATGGGGACCAAGTCCCGCGATGCCGATGGTTCACCGTTTTCCGGTCCACAGCGCCCTGGGGGCAAGCTTCTAATCATGCTGATCCCCGTCCTTCACACGCCCAACGACTCCTACAACCTCTTATGAAAGGGTAAGAGGAAGGCATGAGGGGACGAAATTGAGCGCTGGGAAATTCCTGGCGACGCTCGCCGGAACGCACTTCCCGACGCCGCCGATCTGGCTGATGCGCCAGGCTGGGCGCTATCTGCCGGAATACCGGGCGGTGCGCGAGACCACGCGCTCCTTCCTCGATTTCTGCTACACGCCGGACAAGGCCGTCGAAGTGACGCTGCAGCCGGTGCGGCGTTTCGGGCTCGATGCCGCGATCATCTTCTCCGATATCCTGGTCGTGCCCGACGCGCTGGGGCAAAGGGTCTGGTTCGAGGAGGGCGAAGGGCCGAAGCTCGAACCGCTCACCGATCCCGTGCAGTTCGGCCAGCTATCCCGTGAGCGGCTCGTGGACCATCTGGCGCCAGTCTATCGCGCCATCAGGGCCACGCGCACCGCCTTGCCGGCCGAGACTGCGTTGCTGGGCTTTGCAGGAGCTCCCTTCACGCTGGCCTGCTACATGATCGAAGGCGGCAGCAGTCGGGATTTCGTCAGGGCCAAGCTCTGGGCCTATCGCCATCCCAAGTCGTTCGGCGTCCTGATCGATCTTCTGATCGACGCGATCGTCGACCATCTCGCCTGCCAGGTCGAAGCTGGCGCCGATGCCGTGCAGCTCTTCGATTCCTGGGCCGGCCTCCTGCCGGAGGAGCAACTCTTCAGGTGGTCCCTGGAGCGGTGCGGATCGCCCATGGCCTCAAGGCGCGCCACCCCGCAGTGCCCGTTATCATCTTTCCCCGCGCCGTCGGTCCCGCTGCGCTCATATATCGCCGGCCCGATGCCTTTGCGGCGGTGTCCATCGACACCGGTGTCGGTGTCCATTGGGCGGCACAGAAACTGCAGCCGCATATCTGCCTGCAGGGAAATCTCGATCCCGTGATGCTGCTGGCGGGCGGCGCCGCTTTGAAGCGCGAGGCTCGGCGTATTCTCGACAAGCTGGCGCACGCGCCGTTCATTTTCAATCTGGGACACGGCGTCCTGCAGCAGACGCCGCCCGAGCATGTCGCCGAGCTGGTCGAGACGGTGCGCCGCTGGACGCCCTCGCTGTCGTGAAGATCGCCGTCATCCTGTTCAATCTCGGCGGTCCGGACTCGCTCGAAGCCGTGCAGCCGTTCCTGCGCAATCTCTTCAGTGATCCAGCCATCATCGCGCTGCCGTCCTGGTTGCGTCTCCCGCTCGCACGTTTCATTGCCCATCGGCGCACACCCAAGGCGTTTCAGATCTACGAGCAGATCGGTGGCGGCTCGCCGATCCTGGGCCAGACGGAGGCGCAGGCGCGTGCGCTCGAGGAAGCGCTGGGTGCCGGAAACGGCCATGAATGGCGCGGCTATGTCTGCATGCGCTACTGGCATCCGATGACCGACGCCGTGGTTCGATCGGTTCAGCGGTTCGCGCCCGACCGGATCGTATTGCTGCCGCTCTATCCGCAATTCTCGACCACGACGACGGCGTCTTCCGTGAAGGCCTGGAACAAGGCGGCGCACTTCAAGGCCTCGACCGTCAGAATCGACAGCTATCCGACCGAGCCGGGTTTCGTCGCTGCATCGGTTGAGTTGGTGAAGCAAGGACTGTCCGAAGCCGGCGACGGACCAAAGCGCGTGCTGTTTTCCGCTCATGGCCTGCCGGAGAAGATCATCAAGGCCGGTGATCCCTATCAAAAACAGGTCGAGCAGACGGCCGCAGCGATCGCCGCTCGGCTCGGCGGCGGCATCGATTACACGGTCTGCTATCAAAGCCGCGTCGGGCCGCTGAAATGGATCGGCCCGTCGACCCCGTCCGAGATCGAACGCGCGGGCCGCGACAAGACCGGCCTCGTGCTCTACCCGGTCTCCTTCGTCTCAGAGCATTCCGAGACGCTGGTCGAACTCGATATCGACTATCGTCGTCTCGCCCGCGAGACCGGCGTTCCCGTCTATGTGCGCGTGCCTGCAGTCGGCACGCATCCCCTGTTCATCGAGGGCCTGGCCAGACTCGTGCGGGCTGCCCTTGCTGGACCAACGAAGGTCGCGTGATGCTCTATAACGTCCTGAAAGCGTTGCACATCGTGTCGGTGATCGCCTGGATGGCAGGCCTGCTCTACCTGCCGCGGCTCTACGTCTACCATGCCGAGGCGGAGAAGGGTTCGACACAAAGCGAGACCTTCAAGGTGATGGAGCGGCGTCTGCTGCGCGGCATCATGAATCCGGCCATGGGCGCCGTCTGGGTCTTCGGCCTTCTGCTCGCCTGGCAGGGCGACTGGTGGGATGCCGGCTGGTGGCAAATGAAGGCTGCGCTCGTGATCGGCCTCACGTTGATCCATCACCTCTATGCGCGCTGGCGCAAGGATTTCGCAGCCGACCGAAACACGCGCCCGGCCCGCTTTTATCGCCTGTGGAACGAGGTGCCGACGGCCCTGATGGTCGTGATCGTATTTCTGGTCGTGCTCAAGCCATTCTAGGTCGCCACGCCGATGGCGTGAGCATCACCAGCGAGGCGATCGTGGCATAGACGACCAACGAGAGGGCGACGATCGCCGACAGCATGGCCATCTCGCCATGCAGGATCTTCACCGCGGCCCAGCCCAGGCCGGCGGCGACGATCAGCCGGGCCGTGACCGCGACCGACGGCCAGAGGACGGTGCCAGCGCCCTGCCCGGCGAAGGACACGACAAAGCCGAAGCCGAACAGGCCATAGACGAGACCGACGACGCGCAAATAGGTGGCACCGGGCGCCAGCACCGAGGGATCGTCGGTGAAGAGGCCGAGCCAGAGCGACGGCGCAAGCGCAGCGACAAGACCGATCGTCCCGGTGATGCCGATCCCGATCAGCGCGCT is a genomic window containing:
- a CDS encoding helix-hairpin-helix domain-containing protein; amino-acid sequence: MAIAFRPYKRLAFLSLFGALLALPAGAQPRPAPVAAPIDLNSASRDALMELEGIGEVRADAIIRARPFKAKTDLVERWILPASLYEKIAGQVTVRPVAATPAPRPSAPKR
- a CDS encoding [protein-PII] uridylyltransferase; the protein is MAMQPRSIIGKPWNLPILRSARPVVSARMATPYDHIPDRRSIIRRRALEEALAALVEDLPTGKEPPRTPVLALLRQALATGRTEIRRRFEGTGALRNNGPAVLAATSFLMDQLVRVIFDFADARVYPAANPSAAERLGLMATGGFGRGELAPLSDLDLLFLRPYKQTPRGEQIVEYMLYLLWDLGLKVGHATRTVEESLRYAERDQTVRTALLEARYLWGDRALCDELKKSFAQHFGSGDGRDFVEAKLNERDQRHLRMGDSRYVVEPNVKEGKGGLRDLHTLFWIAKYLYQVNKPAELVAKGVLTRDEARHFERAERFLTTVRCHIHYLTGRADDRLSFDLQREIASRLGYQDRPGSRGVERFMKHYYLHAKTVGDLTRIFVAALEDSHRRKPKLAALWQTLRPRHLGGFRLDGERLAAAASDTFEKDPISILRLFRVAQENDLDIHPASLRQITQNIRLVDRLRNDPAANRLFMEMLTSRRDPETTLRRLNEAGVFGRFVPDFGRVVAQTQHDMYHTYTVDEHTIRAIGVLASIENGTLKEDLPVSTEVVHKILSRPVLYLAVLLHDIAKGRGGDHSVLGAEVAMQLCPRLGLSAAETETVAWLVRYHLAMSATAFQRDLMDPKTIESFAALVQSPERLRLLLVLTACDIRAVGPNVWNGWKAALLRQLYHATEHILSGGTLSGGRGARIKAVQADVASRLTGWTETEKDEHFARGYPSYWLSFPPDTLMRQAELVRRAERDHQPLAIEHRVDADRSVTEVTIYTLDTHGLFARLAGAMAISGANIVDAKIFTMANGMALDTFWLQDLEGKPFDGPQRLARLAARVEIALSNRLDIARELDSQRNSWPQRDRVFTVEPRVLMDNNASDTFTVIEVNGRDRPGFLHVVTRALTRMNLQIATAHITTYGERAVDVFYVKDLFGLKIVNQDKLKQIAAEVEKAIREFDSRFHPMPRAAE
- a CDS encoding trypsin-like peptidase domain-containing protein; this encodes MSIAIKGRVAMEQNPLFNDPFFRQFFSIPQGPIEREIQAAGSGVIIDAREGLIVTNAHVVEHAEEIAVTLSNGRQLMAHKIGADPRSDVALIQIPASGLSTIPMGDSDALQVGDYVIAIGNPFGIGQTVTHGIVSALHRTGVGDDSRENFIQTDAAINPGNSGGALVDMKGALVGINTAIIGPSGGNVGINFAIPVNTVRRVVDQLLRRNTATRGHWQ
- a CDS encoding cation transporter — encoded protein: MSHGLRFQPMRSGERDLTSKTAVYAALAGNLLVALTKFVAAAVTGSSSMLSEGMHSLVDTGNEGLLLYGYRRSARRPDPTHPLGYGRELYFWSFMVALLLFTAGAGASIYEGIMHIRSPEPITHVAVNYVVLALSFLFEATSWWVAFRNFRVTVDGRGYWQAVRDSKDPPAFMVLFEDTAALIGLVIAGAGVFFGRHLGYAGDRRRRLHPDRPCACDHGRPGRA
- a CDS encoding pyruvate, water dikinase regulatory protein — its product is MANRNFHVHLVSDSTGETVSSVARACLVQYEGIFVQEHVWSLVRTRGQMEKVMQAVERDRGPVLYTLVDPELRDCVRDHCRRLQLPCVGVLDQVMSVLAVHFHSKSEQWPGRQHQLDDGYFDRIDAMHYTLAHDDGQSTHDLDDADVILVGPSRTSKTPTCVYLANRGVRAANVPLVPSVPPPPELEAATRPLVVGLITDPERLVQIRMNRLRLLQQDTESDYTDMEGVQREIQEARRLYARRRWVTIDVTRRSIEETAASILQMLTVRREQRMQGGATLTG
- the hemH gene encoding ferrochelatase, which translates into the protein MKIAVILFNLGGPDSLEAVQPFLRNLFSDPAIIALPSWLRLPLARFIAHRRTPKAFQIYEQIGGGSPILGQTEAQARALEEALGAGNGHEWRGYVCMRYWHPMTDAVVRSVQRFAPDRIVLLPLYPQFSTTTTASSVKAWNKAAHFKASTVRIDSYPTEPGFVAASVELVKQGLSEAGDGPKRVLFSAHGLPEKIIKAGDPYQKQVEQTAAAIAARLGGGIDYTVCYQSRVGPLKWIGPSTPSEIERAGRDKTGLVLYPVSFVSEHSETLVELDIDYRRLARETGVPVYVRVPAVGTHPLFIEGLARLVRAALAGPTKVA
- the hemJ gene encoding protoporphyrinogen oxidase HemJ, yielding MLYNVLKALHIVSVIAWMAGLLYLPRLYVYHAEAEKGSTQSETFKVMERRLLRGIMNPAMGAVWVFGLLLAWQGDWWDAGWWQMKAALVIGLTLIHHLYARWRKDFAADRNTRPARFYRLWNEVPTALMVVIVFLVVLKPF